Proteins found in one Bremerella volcania genomic segment:
- a CDS encoding response regulator — MNTEGGRIIAEQLTAVLIVDDDEDFCASVRRFLKRDGHRVDIANTATEALDRHNWSDYFAILVDRRLPDGSEEDLLPQLKQLAPHASLVVITGHADIDSVIVGVRLGAEDYLTKPIEPDALRAWVRRTAELKQTQLKLQESEKRARQAERLAAVGQMLTAVSHESRNALQRGLACLEMLR; from the coding sequence ATGAACACTGAAGGCGGACGAATCATAGCCGAACAACTGACCGCCGTGCTGATCGTGGACGACGATGAGGATTTTTGCGCCAGCGTGCGCCGATTCCTGAAGCGTGACGGCCACCGAGTCGACATCGCCAATACGGCGACCGAAGCCCTCGACCGCCATAACTGGTCAGACTACTTTGCCATCCTGGTCGATCGCCGCTTGCCCGACGGTTCGGAAGAAGACCTGCTTCCACAACTCAAGCAACTCGCCCCCCACGCCTCGCTGGTCGTCATCACCGGCCATGCCGATATAGACAGCGTGATCGTGGGCGTACGGTTAGGCGCTGAAGATTATTTGACTAAACCGATCGAACCGGATGCTCTTCGCGCATGGGTGCGTCGCACAGCGGAACTGAAACAAACCCAGTTGAAATTGCAAGAATCCGAAAAGCGAGCGCGGCAAGCGGAGCGGTTGGCGGCGGTCGGTCAAATGCTGACCGCGGTATCGCACGAAAGCCGCAATGCGCTGCAACGCGGCCTAGCCTGTTTGGAGATGTTGCGTTAG
- a CDS encoding ABC transporter permease, whose translation MSRLLALIHKEFLALLKDPKSRFVIIGPPIIQLLVFGYAATFDVTDVPLAVYNESPSEASRDLVARFDGSRNFRRVATITHDGEIAPLVYSRKALVVLHIGPTFTRDLHRDGRTDVQVILDGRDSNTALITLGYARRIVNDFNAEWSSDRGLAAAPARLEVRSWFNPNQQSRWFIVPGIVGILTLVVTMLVTALSVAREREQGTFDQLLVTPYRPWEILVGKATPGFIIGVAEATVIIAAAVFWFRVPFVGSLLTLYFGVVLFVLAAIGVGLMISSLAVTQQQALLGAFLFLVPAIILSGFSTPIANMPPAVQAITYGDPLRYFLVVLRGVFLEGASFSLLLDQFWPMAVIAAVTLSSAAWLFRRRMY comes from the coding sequence GTGTCACGACTACTCGCACTGATTCACAAGGAATTTCTGGCCCTGCTGAAGGACCCGAAGAGCCGGTTTGTGATTATTGGCCCGCCGATCATTCAATTGCTGGTGTTCGGTTATGCGGCGACGTTCGACGTGACGGATGTTCCGCTGGCGGTATACAACGAGAGTCCCAGCGAGGCCTCGCGCGACCTGGTAGCACGGTTCGACGGTTCGCGCAACTTCCGCCGCGTCGCCACGATTACTCACGACGGCGAAATTGCGCCGTTGGTTTACAGTCGCAAGGCGCTGGTCGTGCTGCACATAGGCCCCACCTTCACTCGCGATTTGCATCGCGACGGGCGAACTGACGTGCAAGTCATTTTGGACGGCCGCGATTCCAACACGGCACTGATCACGCTCGGCTACGCCCGTCGCATCGTCAATGACTTTAACGCCGAGTGGTCGTCTGATCGCGGGCTCGCTGCGGCACCCGCGCGCTTGGAAGTCCGCTCGTGGTTCAACCCGAACCAACAGAGCCGCTGGTTCATTGTGCCCGGCATCGTCGGCATTTTGACGCTGGTCGTGACGATGCTGGTCACTGCGCTGTCGGTGGCTCGCGAACGGGAACAGGGCACCTTCGATCAGTTGCTGGTGACGCCGTATCGTCCCTGGGAGATCCTGGTTGGTAAGGCAACTCCAGGTTTCATCATCGGCGTTGCCGAAGCGACGGTCATCATTGCAGCCGCCGTCTTCTGGTTCCGCGTCCCGTTTGTCGGGTCCCTGCTCACGCTGTATTTCGGAGTTGTGTTGTTCGTGCTCGCCGCCATTGGCGTGGGACTGATGATCTCGTCGCTAGCCGTGACGCAGCAGCAAGCGTTGCTCGGCGCCTTTCTCTTTCTAGTGCCGGCGATCATTCTCTCCGGATTCTCGACCCCCATCGCCAATATGCCTCCCGCGGTCCAGGCCATTACGTACGGTGATCCGCTGCGATACTTTCTGGTCGTGCTGCGCGGCGTGTTCCTCGAAGGTGCATCATTCAGCTTGCTGCTCGACCAATTCTGGCCGATGGCGGTTATCGCCGCGGTCACGCTCAGCTCGGCCGCATGGCTGTTCCGTCGGCGGATGTACTGA
- a CDS encoding ABC transporter permease, translated as MSSQRGGTLMRMRGLVRKEFLQVLRDPSALAIAFVLPVVLLLLFGYGVSLDAEHVPIAIVVEQPTPDTTSFCSELEHSLYFEPTYLHGMPAARQALMERRVDAILHLRHDFSEKLRRPGGASVQLIVNGVDANTARIINGYVEGAYAKWLEHRAIELGQTLAAPVNVEHRIWFNANVRSRNYLVPGVVAVVMTLIGSLLTALLMAREWERGTMEALMVTPVSMLEVLLGKILPYFILGMGGLALSVVMGVWLFEVPLRGSIWVLLLGSSLFLLTALGMGLFISTVTRVQFVAAQVAIITTFLPAFILSGFIFDIGSMPRPIQWITHVIPARYYVAILKTTFLAGDVWSVILPNCAALAVMATIFLGLTRRLSRKRLD; from the coding sequence ATGAGCAGCCAACGCGGCGGAACATTGATGCGAATGCGCGGGCTCGTCCGCAAAGAGTTCTTGCAGGTGCTGCGCGATCCCAGCGCGCTGGCGATCGCATTTGTGCTGCCGGTCGTGTTGCTGCTGCTGTTTGGGTATGGCGTATCGCTCGATGCCGAGCATGTGCCAATTGCGATCGTGGTCGAGCAGCCGACGCCGGACACAACCAGCTTCTGCAGCGAACTGGAACACTCGCTCTATTTCGAGCCGACGTACCTGCACGGCATGCCGGCCGCTCGCCAGGCACTGATGGAGCGGCGAGTCGACGCAATCCTGCACTTGCGGCATGATTTTTCCGAGAAGCTGCGGCGGCCAGGCGGCGCCTCGGTCCAATTGATCGTTAACGGTGTGGACGCGAACACAGCACGAATCATCAACGGCTATGTCGAGGGAGCATATGCGAAGTGGCTGGAACATCGGGCCATCGAACTCGGCCAGACTCTTGCCGCGCCGGTCAACGTCGAACACCGCATTTGGTTCAACGCCAATGTCCGCAGCCGCAACTATCTGGTGCCCGGTGTCGTGGCTGTCGTCATGACGCTCATCGGATCGCTGCTGACTGCACTGTTGATGGCCCGCGAATGGGAACGCGGGACCATGGAAGCATTGATGGTCACGCCGGTTTCGATGTTGGAAGTGCTACTGGGAAAGATTCTGCCCTATTTCATCCTGGGTATGGGCGGGCTTGCGCTGTCGGTCGTGATGGGCGTGTGGTTGTTCGAAGTGCCTCTGCGCGGCTCGATCTGGGTGTTGCTGCTTGGTTCGTCGCTGTTTCTGTTGACGGCGCTGGGCATGGGTCTGTTTATCTCGACGGTAACACGTGTGCAGTTCGTCGCGGCCCAGGTAGCCATTATCACGACGTTCCTGCCAGCGTTCATCCTGTCCGGTTTCATCTTCGACATTGGCAGCATGCCCCGGCCGATCCAGTGGATCACCCACGTCATCCCGGCCCGATACTACGTCGCAATTCTGAAGACCACATTCCTGGCGGGCGACGTCTGGTCGGTAATCTTGCCCAACTGCGCCGCCTTGGCCGTGATGGCAACGATCTTCCTGGGCCTCACGCGGCGACTTTCACGCAAGCGGCTGGACTAG
- a CDS encoding ATP-binding cassette domain-containing protein, translating into MTADDQTALNCQNVTKSFRAGSRIVTAVKDLDVEVHVGKITGLIGPDGAGKTTLMRLAAGLLRADRGTVNVLGLDAAREALKVQASVGYMPQRFGLYEDLSVQENLDLYADLQGVPVSARKTRYDELMHMTGLAPFTKRLAGKLSGGMKQKLGLACTLVHPPRLLLLDEPTVGVDPVSRRELWAIVARFVKEEGTTVLLSTAYLDEAERCDEVIMLDEGQLIGQGPPSQFSDPLAGHTFKVRIPDRKNRDVQELLAGRPGVVDAVIQGDAVRLVLARDAEPSVETLLPDEKSATVDAVPPRFEDGFITTLRERRGDGMKPPERTAADSNGKTSDTDGTVIIVRDVKRRFGDFYAVKGISFDVTHGEVFGLLGANGAGKTTMFRMLCGLLPASDGKLQVAGIDVRKTAATARARIGYMSQKFSLYGTLSVADNLQFFGSAYGLSGRRRRDRIDWATDEFELKPVLDDTSGALPLGYKQRLALACALMHKPEIIFLDEPTSGVDPLARREFWHRINALASAGVTVLVTTHFMEEAEYCDRMAIMMAGEVLAFGTPQEIKQRARSEDNPEPTMEEAFIHLIETQEESPTPPRPNE; encoded by the coding sequence ATGACCGCCGACGATCAGACCGCGTTGAACTGCCAAAACGTCACGAAGTCGTTTCGTGCTGGCAGTCGGATTGTGACGGCCGTCAAGGATCTGGATGTCGAGGTCCATGTCGGCAAGATTACCGGTTTGATCGGTCCCGACGGCGCGGGCAAGACGACATTGATGCGACTGGCGGCCGGGCTCTTGCGAGCAGACAGGGGAACGGTCAACGTGCTGGGCCTTGACGCGGCTCGCGAAGCGCTGAAGGTGCAAGCCAGCGTCGGTTACATGCCGCAGCGGTTCGGACTCTATGAAGACCTGAGCGTGCAGGAGAACCTTGATTTGTATGCTGATTTGCAAGGCGTCCCAGTCAGTGCGAGGAAAACGCGGTACGACGAATTGATGCACATGACCGGGCTGGCTCCTTTCACGAAGCGTTTGGCCGGCAAGTTGTCGGGCGGGATGAAACAAAAGCTCGGCCTGGCTTGCACGCTGGTCCATCCGCCGCGGCTGCTGCTGTTGGATGAACCGACCGTGGGCGTCGATCCGGTCTCGCGCCGCGAGTTGTGGGCGATCGTCGCGCGCTTTGTCAAAGAGGAAGGAACGACGGTGCTGCTGAGCACGGCGTATCTGGACGAAGCTGAACGGTGTGACGAAGTCATCATGCTGGACGAAGGCCAGTTGATCGGCCAGGGCCCGCCCAGCCAGTTCAGCGATCCGCTGGCCGGCCACACGTTCAAAGTCCGCATTCCCGACCGCAAGAACCGCGATGTGCAGGAGTTGTTGGCCGGTCGGCCGGGCGTGGTGGATGCGGTGATTCAGGGCGACGCGGTCCGTTTAGTGTTGGCCCGCGATGCCGAACCGTCCGTCGAGACACTGCTGCCCGACGAGAAGTCCGCCACGGTTGATGCTGTGCCGCCCCGTTTTGAAGACGGCTTTATCACCACGCTCCGCGAGCGCCGCGGCGACGGCATGAAGCCGCCGGAACGGACGGCGGCGGATTCAAACGGCAAGACGAGCGATACCGACGGCACCGTCATCATCGTGCGCGACGTCAAGCGGCGGTTCGGCGACTTTTACGCGGTCAAAGGCATCTCGTTCGACGTCACGCACGGCGAAGTGTTTGGGCTGCTGGGAGCCAACGGGGCGGGCAAGACGACCATGTTCCGCATGCTCTGCGGATTGCTGCCGGCCAGCGACGGCAAGCTACAGGTGGCCGGCATCGACGTCCGCAAGACGGCCGCCACAGCGCGGGCTCGCATCGGTTATATGTCGCAGAAGTTCTCGCTGTACGGAACGCTTAGCGTCGCCGATAACTTACAGTTCTTCGGCAGCGCCTATGGACTTTCCGGCCGCCGACGCCGTGACCGCATCGACTGGGCCACGGACGAGTTCGAACTGAAACCGGTGCTGGACGATACCAGCGGTGCCTTGCCGTTGGGTTACAAACAGCGGTTGGCGCTGGCCTGCGCGTTGATGCACAAACCGGAGATCATCTTCCTCGACGAACCCACTTCGGGAGTCGATCCGCTGGCCCGCCGCGAGTTTTGGCACCGCATCAACGCGCTGGCCTCGGCCGGAGTCACGGTGCTAGTCACAACGCACTTCATGGAAGAAGCCGAATACTGCGACCGCATGGCCATCATGATGGCCGGCGAAGTTCTCGCCTTCGGCACACCACAGGAGATCAAACAACGCGCCCGCTCCGAAGACAACCCCGAACCAACCATGGAAGAAGCCTTTATTCACTTGATCGAAACCCAGGAAGAGTCCCCAACACCGCCGAGGCCAAACGAATGA
- a CDS encoding efflux RND transporter periplasmic adaptor subunit: MKKVIRVLLVVCLLGGAGFGIWYWQNQQNGGDADELVIYGNVDVRQVELAINGNERIGELLVEEGDRITKGNLLGKLNTERLEYAVERAKAIVESQRQVVARLEAGSRPEEIAIARADVTAAKATALDKKRNLERIRSLVGTGAVTQEEFDDNLAAYESAEAQVNARQAELDLAVAGPRKEDKEEAKALLKRYEAELAQAEHDLKDSFLYAPSDGIIQDRILEVGDMASPQKTVFTVALTDPVWVRAYVSEPDLGKIHEGMKARVITDSFPDKEYEGWIGFISPTAEFTPKPVETRELRTKLVYQIRVFVKNPNNELRLGMPATVKIPLDQSRPSSEKK, encoded by the coding sequence ATGAAAAAAGTTATCCGCGTCCTTCTTGTGGTCTGTCTCCTTGGCGGCGCGGGTTTCGGAATTTGGTATTGGCAAAATCAGCAGAACGGCGGCGACGCCGATGAGCTTGTGATCTACGGCAACGTTGATGTGCGACAAGTCGAATTGGCGATCAATGGCAACGAACGTATCGGCGAACTGCTCGTTGAAGAAGGAGATCGCATCACCAAAGGCAACTTGCTTGGAAAGTTGAACACCGAGCGGTTGGAGTATGCGGTTGAGCGGGCGAAGGCGATCGTGGAATCGCAGCGTCAGGTCGTCGCACGACTCGAAGCGGGGTCCCGCCCTGAGGAGATCGCCATAGCCAGAGCAGATGTAACCGCGGCGAAGGCCACGGCCCTCGACAAGAAACGCAATTTGGAACGAATCCGGTCTCTCGTCGGCACGGGAGCAGTAACACAAGAGGAGTTCGATGACAACTTGGCCGCCTATGAATCGGCTGAGGCACAGGTGAACGCTCGCCAGGCGGAACTGGACTTGGCCGTGGCCGGGCCGAGAAAAGAGGACAAGGAAGAGGCGAAGGCCTTGCTCAAACGATACGAAGCCGAACTGGCTCAAGCGGAGCACGACCTGAAGGATTCCTTTCTCTACGCACCGTCGGATGGCATCATCCAAGATCGCATTCTGGAAGTCGGCGACATGGCTTCACCACAGAAAACGGTGTTTACCGTGGCGCTTACCGATCCGGTGTGGGTGCGGGCTTACGTCTCCGAGCCGGACTTGGGAAAAATCCACGAAGGCATGAAAGCGAGGGTCATCACCGACAGCTTTCCGGACAAAGAGTACGAAGGCTGGATCGGATTCATCTCGCCGACCGCCGAGTTCACGCCCAAGCCGGTCGAAACGCGCGAGCTGCGCACCAAGTTGGTGTACCAGATTCGCGTGTTCGTCAAGAATCCGAACAACGAACTGCGGCTGGGGATGCCAGCGACCGTGAAGATTCCCCTCGATCAATCCCGACCGTCTTCGGAGAAAAAATAG
- a CDS encoding glycogen debranching protein, which produces MNWESSEGCPYPLGVSWVECEQAYNFAIYSKHAERVSLLLYKQDDCVQPIYRQALDYLKNKSGSIWHCRVRADDAGDARFYAYQIDGPPPASGFNWHSFDAEKILLDPYARAVFFPPHFDRQAAIEPGSNAGRAPLGLLPQSTPTIAEARSSEQPHHQSDLVIYEMHVGGFTRHASSSVAEAERGTFRGVIEKIPYLRELGVTAVELMPVQQFDPQDGNYWGYMPLNLFSPQDGYSSRSAPCCQLDEFREMVEALHAAGIEVILDVVYNHTCEGDERGPTYSFKGIDNTTYYMVSGDPNKPYCNFSGTGNSMHTANRAVRRMVLESLRYWAHELQVDGFRFDLASAFARNSDGSINTTDPPIFGQIAADDDLAHVRLIAEPWDAGGAYQLGRNFPGTKWMQWNGAYRDALQQVVRGDSSMVPELMTRIYGSSDLFPDDLSHAYHPYQSVNYVSSHDGFTLYDLVSFNYKNNWANGHENADGYNDFSWNCGWEGDDQVPADVMRLRKQQVKNFFCLLMLSAGTPMFRMGDEFLQTQRGNNNPYNQDNETTWLNWRRLDLHQDIFRFFKRMIRFRRSHPSIARSRFWRDDIHWFGPSRHVDMTAESRTLAYCLHGSSQRDDDLYVMVNASSEVVRFGLHEGRPDQWQCVIDTSHESPDDIRETPGGALEDHFYDVAARTVAVLVRDHNNS; this is translated from the coding sequence ATGAACTGGGAAAGCAGCGAAGGCTGCCCTTATCCGCTGGGCGTGTCGTGGGTCGAATGCGAACAGGCCTATAACTTTGCGATCTACTCGAAGCACGCCGAGCGAGTGAGTTTGCTGCTCTACAAACAGGACGACTGCGTTCAACCCATCTATCGCCAAGCACTTGATTATTTGAAAAACAAGTCCGGGTCGATCTGGCATTGCCGCGTCCGGGCAGATGACGCCGGAGATGCCAGGTTTTATGCCTACCAAATTGACGGTCCACCACCTGCGTCCGGATTCAATTGGCATTCGTTTGACGCGGAAAAGATTCTGCTCGATCCGTACGCGCGAGCCGTTTTCTTTCCTCCGCACTTCGACCGTCAAGCCGCGATCGAGCCTGGCTCGAACGCCGGTCGAGCGCCTCTGGGCCTTCTACCCCAGTCCACGCCAACTATCGCCGAGGCAAGGTCATCTGAGCAACCGCATCATCAGTCGGACCTGGTGATTTATGAGATGCATGTCGGTGGCTTCACGCGGCATGCGAGTTCGAGCGTCGCCGAAGCAGAACGCGGCACATTCCGCGGTGTGATCGAAAAAATACCCTACTTGCGCGAACTGGGGGTCACGGCGGTCGAACTCATGCCGGTCCAGCAGTTCGATCCCCAAGACGGCAATTACTGGGGCTACATGCCGCTGAATCTGTTCTCGCCCCAAGACGGCTACTCAAGTCGATCCGCACCCTGCTGCCAACTCGATGAATTTCGCGAAATGGTCGAGGCGCTGCATGCTGCCGGCATCGAAGTCATCCTCGACGTCGTCTACAACCACACCTGTGAAGGAGATGAACGTGGCCCGACCTACAGCTTCAAAGGCATCGACAACACGACGTACTATATGGTCTCGGGCGACCCGAACAAGCCTTATTGCAACTTTAGTGGGACCGGCAACTCGATGCACACGGCCAATCGCGCCGTTCGACGCATGGTGCTGGAAAGCTTGCGTTACTGGGCTCACGAATTGCAAGTCGACGGCTTTCGCTTTGATTTGGCGTCGGCGTTCGCGCGCAACTCGGATGGTTCGATCAACACAACGGATCCGCCAATCTTCGGGCAAATTGCGGCCGATGACGACTTAGCTCACGTTCGATTGATTGCCGAACCGTGGGATGCCGGTGGAGCGTATCAACTTGGCCGCAATTTTCCGGGAACAAAATGGATGCAATGGAATGGTGCGTACCGGGATGCCCTGCAGCAAGTTGTCCGCGGCGACAGCTCAATGGTCCCCGAACTCATGACGCGGATCTATGGCAGTTCTGACTTGTTTCCGGATGACCTTTCGCACGCCTACCATCCGTATCAGAGCGTCAACTACGTATCGTCGCATGATGGTTTCACTCTCTACGATCTCGTCTCGTTTAACTACAAAAACAACTGGGCAAACGGCCACGAGAACGCAGATGGGTACAATGACTTCAGTTGGAATTGTGGTTGGGAAGGCGATGACCAGGTCCCTGCTGATGTGATGCGACTTCGAAAGCAGCAGGTGAAGAACTTTTTCTGTCTGCTGATGCTGTCCGCCGGCACCCCGATGTTTCGCATGGGGGACGAGTTCCTGCAGACGCAGCGTGGCAACAACAACCCATACAACCAAGATAACGAAACGACATGGCTCAACTGGCGGCGGCTGGACCTTCATCAAGACATCTTTCGCTTCTTCAAGCGAATGATTCGATTTCGGCGGAGCCATCCGTCGATCGCCCGCTCGCGTTTTTGGCGCGATGACATCCATTGGTTTGGCCCGAGTCGTCACGTCGATATGACGGCGGAGTCACGAACACTGGCGTACTGTCTACATGGGAGCTCGCAGCGGGACGATGACTTATATGTTATGGTCAACGCGAGTTCGGAGGTGGTACGATTCGGTTTGCATGAAGGCCGACCGGACCAGTGGCAATGTGTTATCGACACCTCGCACGAGTCACCGGACGATATTCGCGAGACACCCGGTGGAGCATTGGAAGATCACTTTTACGACGTTGCCGCTCGAACGGTCGCCGTCCTGGTGAGAGACCACAATAACTCTTGA
- the rpiB gene encoding ribose 5-phosphate isomerase B, translated as MRIAIASDHAGFAYKEKIKQRLVALNHQPRDFGAHCTDLVDYPDFIHPATAAVAKGEFDRGIVLGGSGNGEAMTANRHPGIRCALCWSFESARLSRQHNDANLLSLGERLIDLELALQIVEVWLTTPFENGRHVLRIRKIDEGAK; from the coding sequence ATGAGAATTGCAATCGCATCGGATCATGCTGGATTCGCCTACAAGGAGAAGATCAAGCAGCGGCTTGTCGCGTTGAACCATCAACCGCGCGATTTTGGCGCACATTGCACCGATCTGGTTGACTACCCGGACTTTATTCATCCGGCGACCGCGGCCGTGGCGAAGGGAGAATTCGATCGGGGCATTGTGTTGGGCGGTTCGGGTAATGGTGAGGCGATGACAGCGAATCGACATCCCGGAATCCGCTGCGCGTTATGCTGGAGCTTCGAGTCGGCTCGGCTTTCGCGGCAGCACAACGATGCGAATTTGCTGTCGCTGGGAGAGCGGCTGATCGATTTGGAATTGGCATTGCAGATTGTGGAAGTCTGGTTAACCACGCCCTTCGAAAATGGCCGGCACGTGTTGCGGATTCGCAAGATCGATGAGGGCGCGAAGTGA
- a CDS encoding DUF47 domain-containing protein produces the protein MIGKKKSLLRRLLDRAFPRAPDFYLLLNGQCDLSLEAMTVFAQFMKDGDRNKGVQVRELEHRCDDLKHQNMDQLNRSFSTPMDRDDIYRAISTIDDVVGYAKTTVRELEILQVTPDEPMQEMAALLLEGMQSLHQGYAKLRSKPLDAEADARKAHKTERETEDVYRHAVAKLFDEQRIRQMAESGDVHAEISTFVEMLRRREVYRHMSNAADKIEVAAETLHNIIVKIA, from the coding sequence ATGATTGGGAAAAAGAAATCACTACTCCGACGGTTACTGGACCGAGCTTTCCCTCGCGCTCCGGACTTCTATCTCCTGCTGAATGGGCAATGCGATTTAAGTCTCGAAGCGATGACGGTTTTTGCCCAGTTTATGAAGGACGGCGATCGTAACAAAGGCGTTCAGGTACGAGAACTGGAGCATCGGTGCGACGATTTAAAACATCAAAACATGGATCAGCTCAATCGATCGTTCTCCACGCCGATGGATCGCGATGACATTTACCGAGCTATTAGCACCATCGACGATGTTGTCGGTTATGCGAAAACCACCGTGCGCGAACTCGAGATCTTGCAAGTCACTCCAGATGAACCCATGCAGGAAATGGCTGCTCTATTACTGGAAGGCATGCAGTCGCTGCACCAAGGATATGCCAAATTGCGAAGCAAGCCGCTAGATGCCGAAGCGGATGCCAGAAAGGCCCATAAGACGGAGCGCGAAACAGAAGACGTTTATCGACACGCCGTGGCCAAGCTGTTTGACGAACAACGAATCAGACAGATGGCTGAGTCCGGGGATGTCCATGCCGAGATTTCAACGTTCGTCGAGATGTTGCGTCGCCGCGAAGTTTATCGGCACATGTCCAATGCCGCAGACAAGATCGAAGTTGCCGCCGAGACGCTGCACAACATCATCGTCAAGATCGCTTAG
- a CDS encoding inorganic phosphate transporter, with amino-acid sequence MNWLLTLTVVTVIVVVLFDYTNGFHDASNIVATIVASRAATPIQAVILVAVFEFLGPLLAGTAVADTIGNFVNVRDLPAAPSVAIVLCGVLGAICWNLLTWWLAIPSSSSHALVGGLVGVVVIAAGPDHVVWGVGELAGGKLVGVTKVILALLLSPLVGFVVGFVIHRLMRLLLRAARPTVNRSLRRVQFVTAAGLAFSHGANDAQKSMGVITMLLVLGGYLPRFEVPLWVIVLCATAVTAGILSGGWRIVRTVGFGIYKLRPLHAVDAQLTAGSVILGAALFGAPVSTTHVVTSSIMGIGASERPRAVRWQKGKEIVAAWVVTIPAAATVAILIYTVASWLISSVN; translated from the coding sequence ATGAACTGGCTACTCACACTGACTGTAGTGACGGTGATCGTGGTCGTGCTGTTCGATTATACGAACGGGTTTCACGACGCGTCGAACATAGTCGCAACGATAGTCGCCTCGCGAGCGGCGACGCCCATCCAGGCGGTGATACTGGTAGCCGTCTTCGAATTCCTGGGGCCGCTACTCGCCGGGACCGCTGTGGCGGACACCATCGGAAACTTTGTCAACGTTCGCGACTTGCCCGCCGCGCCGTCGGTTGCGATTGTGCTTTGTGGTGTGCTCGGAGCTATCTGCTGGAATTTGCTGACGTGGTGGCTGGCCATTCCGTCATCGTCGTCGCACGCGCTGGTCGGCGGGCTGGTGGGCGTGGTTGTCATCGCGGCGGGCCCCGATCATGTTGTGTGGGGCGTGGGCGAACTGGCTGGCGGCAAGCTTGTCGGTGTTACGAAGGTGATCCTGGCGCTTTTGCTGTCGCCGCTGGTCGGCTTCGTGGTCGGGTTTGTGATCCATCGTCTGATGCGACTGCTCTTGCGCGCCGCACGACCGACGGTAAATCGGTCGTTGCGGCGGGTGCAATTTGTGACGGCGGCCGGACTGGCGTTTTCTCACGGAGCAAACGACGCGCAAAAGAGTATGGGCGTGATCACAATGTTGCTGGTTCTGGGCGGTTATCTGCCGCGATTTGAGGTGCCGCTGTGGGTGATCGTGCTTTGTGCCACGGCCGTCACCGCCGGCATTCTTTCCGGCGGCTGGAGAATCGTTCGCACGGTAGGATTCGGCATTTACAAGCTGCGACCATTGCACGCTGTCGATGCCCAACTGACCGCAGGCAGCGTCATCCTTGGTGCGGCCTTGTTTGGAGCACCCGTGTCAACAACCCACGTCGTGACTTCGTCGATTATGGGCATTGGCGCGTCCGAACGTCCTAGGGCCGTGCGTTGGCAGAAGGGGAAGGAGATTGTTGCCGCATGGGTCGTCACGATCCCAGCTGCCGCAACTGTTGCGATCCTGATCTACACAGTTGCCTCCTGGCTGATTTCCAGCGTGAATTAA